The following are encoded together in the Cololabis saira isolate AMF1-May2022 chromosome 5, fColSai1.1, whole genome shotgun sequence genome:
- the si:dkey-5i3.5 gene encoding uncharacterized protein si:dkey-5i3.5 isoform X2, with protein sequence MLARTALSRGVSAHRLRKNVTLYMNEVPSPAARGPGQTSEVHKPLLLMLPWYGSRPQAVAKYCDIYFRSGFDVLVVESEIKDFLWPRWGLDRGKGVLELLQSERFVSRPLLVHAFSIGGYTFAQLLVHMSRDKHRYLEVTNRIRGQIYDSLVLGSVEQMAIGLGKTLFPVLDTLVKRVSLLYFSVFKRQTVEYFNMGIDVVWNNPVKAPVLLFFCENDVMSNSETVEELIAYWQKRGMDITAKKWEDSTHAGHLKRCFLD encoded by the exons ATGCTGGCCAGGACGGCCCTGAGCAGAGGCGTCTCAGCCCACCGCCTCAGGAAAAACGTCACCTTGTACATGAATGAAGTCCCGTCTCCAGCCGCACGAGGTCCCGGCCAGACCTCCGAGGTCCACAAACCCCTCTTGCTGATGTTGCCCTGGTACGGCTCACGTCCACAAGCTGTGGCCAAATACTGTGACATCTACTTTCGCTCCGGCTTTGACGTGCTCGTGGTGGAGAGCGAG aTCAAAGACTTCCTGTGGCCTCGCTGGGGTCTGGACCGTGGAAAGGGGGTGCTGGAGTTGCTCCAGAGTGAGCGCTTTGTGTCTCGCCCCCTGCTTGTCCACGCCTTCTCGATTGGCGGCTACACATTTGCTCAACTGCTGGTACATATGTCCCGGGACAAACATAGATACCTGGAAGTCACAAATAGGATCAGAGGCCAAATCTATGACAGCTTGGTGTTGGGCTCAGTGGAGCAGATGGCTATTG GTCTTGGTAAAACTTTATTTCCTGTCTTGGACACGCTTGTAAAGCGAGTGAGCCTGCTTTACTTTAGTGTTTTCAAACGTCAGACTGTGGAATACTTTAACATGGGCATCGACGTGGTTTGGAACAATCCAGTCAAGGCTCCGGTGCTGCTCTTCTTTTGCGAGAACGACGTGATGAGTAACTCAGAAACTGTTGAAGAACTGATCGCTTACTGGCAAAAGCGTGGGATGGACATCACAGCAAAGAAGTGGGAGGACTCGACACACGCGGGTCATCTAAAGAG atgttttttGGATTGA
- the si:dkey-5i3.5 gene encoding uncharacterized protein si:dkey-5i3.5 isoform X1, translating into MLARTALSRGVSAHRLRKNVTLYMNEVPSPAARGPGQTSEVHKPLLLMLPWYGSRPQAVAKYCDIYFRSGFDVLVVESEIKDFLWPRWGLDRGKGVLELLQSERFVSRPLLVHAFSIGGYTFAQLLVHMSRDKHRYLEVTNRIRGQIYDSLVLGSVEQMAIGLGKTLFPVLDTLVKRVSLLYFSVFKRQTVEYFNMGIDVVWNNPVKAPVLLFFCENDVMSNSETVEELIAYWQKRGMDITAKKWEDSTHAGHLKRYPQEYLSALDTFLQSLHIAPLKSKM; encoded by the exons ATGCTGGCCAGGACGGCCCTGAGCAGAGGCGTCTCAGCCCACCGCCTCAGGAAAAACGTCACCTTGTACATGAATGAAGTCCCGTCTCCAGCCGCACGAGGTCCCGGCCAGACCTCCGAGGTCCACAAACCCCTCTTGCTGATGTTGCCCTGGTACGGCTCACGTCCACAAGCTGTGGCCAAATACTGTGACATCTACTTTCGCTCCGGCTTTGACGTGCTCGTGGTGGAGAGCGAG aTCAAAGACTTCCTGTGGCCTCGCTGGGGTCTGGACCGTGGAAAGGGGGTGCTGGAGTTGCTCCAGAGTGAGCGCTTTGTGTCTCGCCCCCTGCTTGTCCACGCCTTCTCGATTGGCGGCTACACATTTGCTCAACTGCTGGTACATATGTCCCGGGACAAACATAGATACCTGGAAGTCACAAATAGGATCAGAGGCCAAATCTATGACAGCTTGGTGTTGGGCTCAGTGGAGCAGATGGCTATTG GTCTTGGTAAAACTTTATTTCCTGTCTTGGACACGCTTGTAAAGCGAGTGAGCCTGCTTTACTTTAGTGTTTTCAAACGTCAGACTGTGGAATACTTTAACATGGGCATCGACGTGGTTTGGAACAATCCAGTCAAGGCTCCGGTGCTGCTCTTCTTTTGCGAGAACGACGTGATGAGTAACTCAGAAACTGTTGAAGAACTGATCGCTTACTGGCAAAAGCGTGGGATGGACATCACAGCAAAGAAGTGGGAGGACTCGACACACGCGGGTCATCTAAAGAGGTACCCACAAGAATATCTGAGCGCCCTAGATACATTCCTCCAGTCACTCCACATCGCCCCGCTGAAATCAAAGATGTAG